Below is a genomic region from Pseudomonas berkeleyensis.
AGAAGCTCTGATGCGTTCGCGTGATCTGGAAAAACTGGATCGCAGCCTGGGCGGTATCAAGGACATGGGCGGCCTGCCGGACGCACTGTTCGTGATCGACGTTGACCACGAGCGCATCGCTATCACCGAAGCCAACAAACTGGGCATCCCGGTTATCGGCATCGTCGATACCAACAGCAGCCCGGAAGGCGTTGACTACATCATCCCGGGTAACGACGACGCCATCCGCGCCATCCAGCTGTACATGGGTGCCATGGCCGACGCCGTGATCCGTGGTCGCAGCAACGCTGGCGGCGCGACTGAAGAGTTCGTCGAAGAAGCCGCAGCTGCCGAGAGCGCCGAAGGCTAAGCGGTAACGCAAAGCATCTAGCGTTACGCGCTGTGCAAGAAGGGGGCTAAGCCCCCTTTTTGCCACTCACAGATTTGATCGCCCGCCATGCGGGTGAATGGTTGAAGACCTACCAAAGAGGATTTTCAAGATGGCAGAAGTTACTGCAGCCCTGGTTAAAGAACTGCGCGAGCGTACCGGCCAAGGCATGATGGAGTGCAAGAAGGCTCTGGTTGCCGCTGGTGGCGACATCGAGAAGGCCATTGATGACATGCGCGCTTCCGGCGCCATCAAGGCTGCCAAAAAGGCTGGCAACATCGCCGCCGAAGGCTCCATCGCCGTTCGTGTCGAAGGCGGCCGTGGCCTGATCATCGAAGTCAACTCGCAGACCGACTTCCTGGCTCTGCAGGACGACTTCAAAGGTTTCGTGAAAGAAAGCCTGGACGAAGCCTTCGAGCAGAACCTGACCGACGCCGCTCCGCTGATCGCTTCGCGCGAATCCGCTCGTGAGGCTCTGGTTGCCAAGTGCGGCGAGAACGTCAACATCCGTCGCCTGACTGCCGTTACCGGCGAAACCGTTGGTGCCTACCTGCACGGTCACCGCATTGGCGTTCTGGTTGTCCTGAAAGGCGGCAACGACGAACTGGCCAAGCACGTTGCCATGCACGTTGCTGCTTCCAACCCGGCCGTTGTATCGCCGGATCAGGTCTCCGAAGAGCTGGTTGCCAAGGAAAAAGAAATCTTCCTGCAACTGAACGCCGAGAAGATTGCTGGCAAGCCGGAAAACATCGTCGAGAACATGGTCAAAGGCCGTATCGCCAAGTTCCTGGCTGAAGCCAGCCTGGTTGAGCAAGCCTTCATCATGGATCCGGAAGTCAAGGTCGGTGACCTGGTCAAGAAAGCCGGCGCTGAAGTCGTTTCCTTCGTTCGTTACGAAGTGGGCGAGGGCATCGAGAAGGCCGAGACTGACTTCGCTGCCGAAGTTGCCGCTCAGGTTGCTGCCAGCAAGCAGTAATCGGTTGTTCGGTATGTGTCCCCAGAGAGGCTGCCCGTTTGCGCGGGCGGCCTCTTTGCCGAATAAGGGCTACTAATAAGTAGTGGTCGTATCCAACGAACGGCCGCTGGCACTGTCGAAGTGCCGGACAAACGCAGTGCCAAGGTGCTGCTACAGCATTCATACCGCCGCAGGAGAGACTTGCAATGGCTCAGCAGACGACTGGTCGCCAACCTCGCTATAAACGCATTCTGCTCAAACTTAGCGGCGAGGCCCTGATGGGCTCGGAAGATTTCGGCATCGATCCCAAGGTGCTCGATCGCATGGCGCTGGAAGTCGGTCAACTGGTCGGCATCGGCGTGCAGGTCGGCCTGGTGATCGGTGGCGGCAACCTGTTCCGCGGTGCGGCCCTGTCCGCCGCGGGCATGGATCGAGTGACCGGCGACCACATGGGCATGCTGGCAACGGTGATGAACGCCCTGGCCATGCGTGATGCGCTGGAGCGCTCGAACATCCCGGCCATCGTCATGTCGGCGATCTCCATGGTCGGCGTCACCGACCATTACGACCGCCGCAAGGCCATGCGCCACCTGAAGACCGGCGAGGTGGTGATTTTCGCTGCCGGTACCGGCAACCCGTTCTTCACCACCGACTCTGCAGCCTGCCTGCGTGCCATCGAGATCGATGCCGACGTGGTGCTGAAGGCGACCAAGGTCGATGGCGTGTACACTGCCGACCCGTTCAAGGATCCACATGCCGAGAAATTCGAGCGCCTGACCTATGACGAGGTGCTTGATCGCAAGCTGGGCGTGATGGATCTGACCGCCATCTGCCTGTGCCGTGATCACAACATGCCGCTGCGGGTCTTCAACATGAATAAGCCAGGCGCTCTGCTGAACGTTGTAGTGGGCGGCGCCGAAGGAACTCTGATCGAGGAGGATGCACAATGATCAACGACATCAAGAAAGACGCTCAGGAACGCATGAGCAAGTCCCTGGAAGCGCTGGGTCGTAACCTGGCCTCCATTCGAACCGGTCGTGCCCATCCGAGCATTCTCGATAGCATCAAGGTGCCGGCCTGGGGCAGTGACATGCCGCTGAACCAGGTTGCAGCGATCACCGTCGAGGACGCCCGTACCCTGAAGATCGTCGCGCATGACAAGAATCTCAGCGCCGCCATCGAGAAGGCGATTCTGACTTCCGACCTGGGCCTGAACCCAAGCAGCGCTGGCACTACCATCCGCGTGCCGATGCCGGCTCTGACCGAGGAAACTCGCAAGGGCTACACCAAGCAGGCACGTGGCGTGGCTGAAGATGCCAAGGTTGCCGTGCGCAACGTGCGTCGTGATGCCCTGGCCGACCTGAAAAAGCTGTCCAAGGCCAAGGAAATCAGCGAAGACGAAGAGCGTCGTGCTGCTGACGAGCTGCAGAAAATCACCGACAAATTCATCGGCGATGTGGATAAGGCCCTAGAGGTCAAGGAAGCGGATCTGATGGCCGTTTGACGGCTGAGCGCCCATACATGGACAAAAACAAACAGGGGGCAGTGCCGCGGCATGTCGCCATCATCATGGATGGCAACAACCGTTGGGCGAAGAAGCGCCTGTTGCCGGGTGTGGCTGGGCACAAGGCTGGGGTCGACGCGGTTCGTGCGGTGATCGAGGTCTGTGCTGAGTCGGGTGTCGAGGTGCTGACCCTGTTCGCGTTCTCCAGTGAGAACTGGCAGCGCCCGGCCGAAGAGGTTGGGGCGCTGATGGAACTGTTTCTGGGCGCGCTGCGCCGAGAGGCCAAGCGCCTGCGGGATAACGACATCAGCTTGCGCATCATCGGTGACCGTTCGCGGTTTCACCCTGAGTTGCAGGCGGCCATGCGTGAGGCCGAGTTGCTGACTGCGGGTGAGCGTCGTTTCACCCTGCAGGTGGCTGCCAACTACGGCGGCCAGTGGGATATCGCTCAGGCCGCGCAGCGCCTGGCGCGCGAGGTGCAAGCTGGGCATCTGCAGGTGGAGGACATCACGCCTGAACTGCTGCAGGGCTGTCTGGCGACTGGTGATCTGCCGCTTCCGGATCTGTGCATCCGCACCGGCGGTGAACATCGCATTAGCAATTTCCTGCTCTGGCAGTTGGCTTACAGCGAACTGTACTTCTCCGACCTCTACTGGCCGGATTTCAAGCACGAGGCCATGCGCAAAGCACTGGCCGATTTCGCCACCCGCCAGCGTCGCTTCGGTAAGACCAGCGAGCAGGTGGAGGCTGAGGCGCGCTCCTAATGCTCAAGCAACGAATAATTACAGCGCTGATACTGCTGCCCATCGCCCTTTGCGGTTTTTTCCTGCTCGACGGCCTCGCCTTCGCCTTGTTCATCGGTGCAGTGGTGACCTTGGGCGCCTGGGAGTGGGCGCGTTTGGCGGGTTTCGAGGCTCAGGCGCTGCGGGTGGGGTATGCGGCAGTGGTCGCGGCCTTGCTGGTGGTGATCTATCTGCTACCGGCCCTCGCGCCGGTGTTGCTGCTGTTGGCGGTGCTCTGGTGGTTGGCCGCGATCTGGCTGGTGCTCGGCTATCCCGATAGCAGTCGTTACTGGGGCGGCTTGCCCGGGCGTTTGCTGATCGGCCTGCTGATCCTGTTGCCCGCCTGGCAGGGATTGGTACTGCTCAAGCAATGGCCGCAGGCCAACGCTTTGATCATCGCCGTGATGGTGCTGGTGTGGGGCGCGGATATTGGTGCCTATTTCGCCGGCAAGACCTTCGGCAAGCGTAAGCTGGCGCCCAAGGTCAGCCCAGGCAAGAGCTGGGAAGGGCTCTATGGCGGCCTCGCTGCCAGCCTGCTGATCACGCTGCTGGTGGGTTTGCAGCAAGGCTGGTCTGTTTCCGGCCTGCTGCTGGCACTCGGTGGTGCGGCGCTGGTGGTGCTGATTTCGGTGGTTGGCGATCTGACCGAGAGCATGTTCAAGCGTCAGTCCGGTATCAAGGACAGCAGTAATCTGTTGCCGGGGCATGGTGGGGTGCTGGATCGCATCGACAGTCTGACGGCGGCGATTCCGCTGTTCGCGGCGCTGCTGTGGCTGGCTGGCTGGGGTTCGCTGTGAGCGCTCCGCAGCTCGTTACCGTGCTGGGGGCAACCGGCTCCATCGGTCTCAGCACGCTTGATGTGATCGCGCGTCATCCCGAGCGCTACAGCGTTTTTGCATTGAGCGGTTTTTCACGTCTGGCGGAGCTGGGCGCGCTCTGCCAGCAACATCGCCCGCGTTATGCGGTGGTGCCTGATGCCGGTTCGGCGCAGACGCTGCAAGCCAGCCTACGCGCCGCAGGTCTGACGACCGAAGTGCTGGTTGGCGAAGAAGGGCTGTGTGCCATCGCCGCTGCGGCAGAGGTCGATTGCGTGATGGCGGCGATCGTTGGCGCTGCCGGGCTGAGGCCGACTCTGGCTGCCGTGCAGGCTGGCAAGAAGGTGTTGCTGGCGAACAAGGAAGCGCTGGTCATGTCTGGTGCGCTGTTCATTCAGGCCGTCAAGCGTAGCGGTGCAGTTCTGCTGCCAATCGACAGCGAGCACAACGCTATTTTTCAGTGCCTGCCGGGCGATTACGCGCGCGGCCTGCAAGCGGTCGGTGTGCGGCGTGTGTTGTTGACGGCCTCCGGTGGGCCATTTCGCGAGACGCCATTGGCGGATCTTGAGCATGTCACGCCGGAACAGGCCTGCGCTCACCCGAACTGGTCGATGGGGCGCAAGATCTCCGTCGATTCGGCCAGCATGATGAACAAGGGCCTGGAGATGATCGAGGCCTGCTGGTTGTTCGACGCCCGTCCTGAGCAGATTGAGGTGGTGATCCATCGGCAGAGCGTGATTCATTCCCTGGTCGATTACGTCGATGGTTCGGTGCTGGCCCAGTTGGGCAACCCTGATATGCGCACGCCCATCGCTCATGCTCTGGCCTGGCCGCAACGTATCGATTCCGGGGTTGCGCCGCTGGACTTGTTTGCCGTCGGTCGCCTGGA
It encodes:
- the pyrH gene encoding UMP kinase → MAQQTTGRQPRYKRILLKLSGEALMGSEDFGIDPKVLDRMALEVGQLVGIGVQVGLVIGGGNLFRGAALSAAGMDRVTGDHMGMLATVMNALAMRDALERSNIPAIVMSAISMVGVTDHYDRRKAMRHLKTGEVVIFAAGTGNPFFTTDSAACLRAIEIDADVVLKATKVDGVYTADPFKDPHAEKFERLTYDEVLDRKLGVMDLTAICLCRDHNMPLRVFNMNKPGALLNVVVGGAEGTLIEEDAQ
- the ispC gene encoding 1-deoxy-D-xylulose-5-phosphate reductoisomerase, translating into MSAPQLVTVLGATGSIGLSTLDVIARHPERYSVFALSGFSRLAELGALCQQHRPRYAVVPDAGSAQTLQASLRAAGLTTEVLVGEEGLCAIAAAAEVDCVMAAIVGAAGLRPTLAAVQAGKKVLLANKEALVMSGALFIQAVKRSGAVLLPIDSEHNAIFQCLPGDYARGLQAVGVRRVLLTASGGPFRETPLADLEHVTPEQACAHPNWSMGRKISVDSASMMNKGLEMIEACWLFDARPEQIEVVIHRQSVIHSLVDYVDGSVLAQLGNPDMRTPIAHALAWPQRIDSGVAPLDLFAVGRLDFERPDEQRFPCLRLAREAAQAGGSAPAMLNAVNEVAVEAFLQQRIRFSDIARMIESVLNAQPVQAVEALDVVFEVDRQARVLAGEWLARC
- the uppS gene encoding polyprenyl diphosphate synthase, with the translated sequence MDKNKQGAVPRHVAIIMDGNNRWAKKRLLPGVAGHKAGVDAVRAVIEVCAESGVEVLTLFAFSSENWQRPAEEVGALMELFLGALRREAKRLRDNDISLRIIGDRSRFHPELQAAMREAELLTAGERRFTLQVAANYGGQWDIAQAAQRLAREVQAGHLQVEDITPELLQGCLATGDLPLPDLCIRTGGEHRISNFLLWQLAYSELYFSDLYWPDFKHEAMRKALADFATRQRRFGKTSEQVEAEARS
- a CDS encoding phosphatidate cytidylyltransferase, which produces MLKQRIITALILLPIALCGFFLLDGLAFALFIGAVVTLGAWEWARLAGFEAQALRVGYAAVVAALLVVIYLLPALAPVLLLLAVLWWLAAIWLVLGYPDSSRYWGGLPGRLLIGLLILLPAWQGLVLLKQWPQANALIIAVMVLVWGADIGAYFAGKTFGKRKLAPKVSPGKSWEGLYGGLAASLLITLLVGLQQGWSVSGLLLALGGAALVVLISVVGDLTESMFKRQSGIKDSSNLLPGHGGVLDRIDSLTAAIPLFAALLWLAGWGSL
- the tsf gene encoding translation elongation factor Ts, producing MAEVTAALVKELRERTGQGMMECKKALVAAGGDIEKAIDDMRASGAIKAAKKAGNIAAEGSIAVRVEGGRGLIIEVNSQTDFLALQDDFKGFVKESLDEAFEQNLTDAAPLIASRESAREALVAKCGENVNIRRLTAVTGETVGAYLHGHRIGVLVVLKGGNDELAKHVAMHVAASNPAVVSPDQVSEELVAKEKEIFLQLNAEKIAGKPENIVENMVKGRIAKFLAEASLVEQAFIMDPEVKVGDLVKKAGAEVVSFVRYEVGEGIEKAETDFAAEVAAQVAASKQ
- the frr gene encoding ribosome recycling factor gives rise to the protein MINDIKKDAQERMSKSLEALGRNLASIRTGRAHPSILDSIKVPAWGSDMPLNQVAAITVEDARTLKIVAHDKNLSAAIEKAILTSDLGLNPSSAGTTIRVPMPALTEETRKGYTKQARGVAEDAKVAVRNVRRDALADLKKLSKAKEISEDEERRAADELQKITDKFIGDVDKALEVKEADLMAV